From Medicago truncatula cultivar Jemalong A17 unplaced genomic scaffold, MtrunA17r5.0-ANR MtrunA17Chr0c04, whole genome shotgun sequence, the proteins below share one genomic window:
- the LOC120577859 gene encoding protein FAR1-RELATED SEQUENCE 5-like, translating into MDLISTSSESGQLSVEASSLIHAESGQLSVETSSMIHADSTECYSPSNEESWKSLVFQSIKEVQDFYGNYAYNTGFSIRTMLKSKINSQNKKSDKVHYLRYVCNKQGYKKGSLLNPNNRPTSDSPLVIEFVKVKEKPEERVGCTAAIYLKLDEVLNVYKIYRWDVAHCHPLHKPEHLCYLRSFREVNEVQGQLALINSKAGMSMRTSYEVLGQGVGGTENLPFRFSDLKNYLMTICQKEMVVGEATVIQEFFRNEALSKPSFYYDIQVDAAEDIASIFWADGIMQLDYSLFGDVISFDTTYRTNNQYRPLAAFIGFDNHRKSVLFGAALLYDETAATFDWLFTTFLKCMSNKKPQTIYTDQASALLCSIPNIFPGVFHGLCSWHMAENAKKNLGSRANSAFFDELTNLVSNVDDESDFDYNWDQMMKNCFNGRPTSDFKWLVQTYGNRMHWSSAWVKSHFTAGLKTTQLSESFNAFLRGFLQPDHSLVRFFSHFNIMVQRMRDNHAELDFKAANTRTKNNYPNSQLMRSVVNKYTPACFAFIHRQYDLSFKYYHEEDTTKGSAFNKFFKVFTIEKVDDNYDDVDNDNEGPSNVDVLDAELQENLFPSFEDHDRLDERVVTVDIRSKSFSCSCRMFKNRGFLCRHVLKIFEFLGGYVQYHFLKTIPGQYVLKRWTRDVRPSVDKLKSTINIGTEDTTQAQRYQQICAVTVQLSTRFCADPEASQIFLDGVLEVGKKAEELLLSKGIRTDPSSVTSSSKFSKGAAVGEPSAGVKSTAPKFKERLNPIKSKKRLKSDYEKARESVLGKTIQPDIEMAIRVAVSMII; encoded by the exons ATGGATTTGATATCAACTTCATCTGAGAGTGGACAACTGAGTGTTGAAGCTTCATCACTGATTCATGCTGAGAGTGGACAACTGAGTGTTGAAACTTCTTCAATGATTCATGCTGATAGTACTGAATGTTACTCCCCTAGCAATGAAGAATCATGGAAGTCTTTAGTCTTTCAATCTATCAAAGAGGTTCAAGATTTTTATGGTAATTATGCATATAACACTGGATTTTCTATTAGGACTATGTTGAAGTCGAAGATTAATTCACAAAATAAGAAATCAGATAAGGTACATTATTTGCGTTATGTTTGTAACAAACAAGGTTACAAGAAGGGAAGTTTGCTTAATCCTAACAACAGGCCAACATCGGACAGTCCACTGGTTATTGAGTTtgtgaaagtgaaagaaaaacctGAGGAAAGGGTCGGTTGTACAGCTGCAATATATTTGAAGCTGGATGAAGTTTTGAATGTGTATAAGATTTATAGATGGGATGTGGCTCACTGTCATCCATTACATAAACCAGAGCATTTGTGTTATCTGAGATCATTTAGAGAAGTAAATGAAGTTCAAGGACAACTAGCTCTAATAAATTCTAAAGCTGGAATGTCGATGAGAACGTCTTATGAAGTTCTTGGTCAAGGAGTTGGAGGTACGGAGAATCTTCCTTTTCGGTTTTCAGACTTAAAGAACTATCTAATGACAATTTGTCAAAAGGAGATGGTGGTTGGTGAAGCAACTGTAATTCAAGAATTCTTTAGAAATGAAGCTCTCTCGAAACCATCTTTTTACTATGATATCCAAGTTGATGCTGCAGAAGACATAGCTAGCATTTTTTGGGCAGATGGAATTATGCAACTAGATTATTCTCTATTTGGTGATGTCATCAGTTTTGATACAACTTACCGAACAAACAATCAATATCGCCCATTAG ctgcctttattggttttgacaatCATCGCAAGAGTGTTTTATTTGGTGCTGCGCTATTGTACGATGAGACAGCAGCtacttttgattggttgtttacAACATTCTTGAAGTGTATGTCCAATAAGAAACCACAGACTATATATACAGACCAGGCTAGTGCGTTATTGTGTTCAATTCCAAATATTTTTCCAGGTGTTTTTCACGGGCTTTGTTCATGGCACATGGCAGAGAATGCAAAGAAAAATCTTGGCTCTCGTGCAAACAGTGCATTTTTCGATGAGTTAACTAATTTGGTTTCAAATGTAGACGATGAATCAGATTTCGACTATAATTGGGATcagatgatgaaaaattgttttaatggaAGGCCTACTTCAGACTTTAAGTGGCTTGTCCAAACTTACGGAAATCGTATGCATTGGTCTTCAGCTTGGGTCAAGTCACATTTTACAGCTGGTCTGAAAACAACTCAGTTAAGTGAGTCTTTCAATGCTTTTCTTCGTGGATTTCTGCAGCCAGACCATTCACTTGTTCGATTCTTTAGTCATTTCAACATTATGGTTCAGAGAATGAGAGATAATCATGCTGAGTTGGACTTCAAGGCTGCAAACActagaacaaaaaataattatcccaATAGTCAGCTGATGCGGTCCGTTGTCAACAAGTACACACCAGCTTGCTTTGCATTTATTCACAGGCAGTATGACCTTTCCTTCAAATACTATCATGAGGAGGACACAACAAAAGGGTCTGCCTTTAACAAGTTTTTCAAAGTTTTCACAATTGAAAAGGTTGATgataattatgatgatgttgataatgataatgaaggGCCTTCCAATGTTGATGTTTTGGATGCAGAACTTCAAGAAAACCTTTTCCCAAGTTTTGAAGATCATGATCGACTTGATGAAAGGGTTGTCACAGTTGACattagaagcaaaagttttagTTGTTCATGTCGTATGTTTAAGAACAGGGGCTTTTTATGTCGACATGTTTTGAAGATCTTTGAGTTCTTAGGTGGTTATGTGCAGTATCATTTTTTGAAGACAATACCTGGACAATATGTTTTAAAGCGTTGGACTAGAGATGTGCGTCCGTCTGTTGATAAGCTGAAATCTACCATCAATATTGGCACTGAAGACACCACTCAAGCACAACGATATCAACAAATTTGTGCTGTTACCGTTCAGCTTTCTACACGTTTTTGTGCAGATCCGGAGGCATCTCAAATTTTTCTCGACGGTGTTCTTGAAGTTGGGAAAAAGGCAGAGGAGTTGCTTCTTTCTAAAGGTATTCGTACAGACCCATCTTCCGTGACATCATCATCCAAGTTTTCAAAAGGAGCTGCTGTCGGTGAACCATCTGCTGGGGTGAAGTCCACTGCACCAAAGTTCAAAGAAAGACTAAATCCAATTAAGTCAAAGAAGcgacttaaaagtgattatgaaaaaGCTAGAGAAAG